The following proteins come from a genomic window of Pyxidicoccus sp. MSG2:
- a CDS encoding glycosyltransferase produces MSYSRAMRITLITFGTEGDVRPLVALAEGLARAGHTPVLVADPTFAPLTEGRGIVFKPLSGDIRTTTASSEMEALFTRGLNPAELSRMMARLAIDHSESWAEQFLAAARGSDAIIAMGLGYFIGLAIAEKLGIPAIGAGLQPVSPTGRFPPPLIPPPRRQLPGVVNHALHVAVRQLVWLGFRRMVNQARRNVLGLEPWSLVHPGHVMLKRRWPVIYGYSPVVVPQPSDWPDIIKVTGYWFLDGAGTWKPPAALLDFLDAGPAPVYVGFGSMGGFDPAETSRLVVRALNGRRAVLAAGWGALDRSALPDTVHFLDSAPHDWLFPRMSAVVHHGGAGTTAAALRAGVPMVIVPFLGDQPFWGWRMELLGVAPGPIPRKQLTAENLASAIAATDRPGLRERAQQLGGLIRAEDGVARAVRIIEGVR; encoded by the coding sequence ATGTCATATTCACGCGCCATGCGCATCACGCTCATCACGTTCGGCACGGAGGGAGACGTCCGGCCCCTGGTGGCGTTGGCCGAGGGCCTCGCCCGGGCGGGACACACCCCGGTGCTGGTGGCCGACCCGACGTTCGCGCCGCTCACCGAGGGGCGCGGCATCGTCTTCAAGCCCCTCTCCGGTGACATCCGCACCACCACGGCCAGCTCGGAGATGGAGGCGCTCTTCACCCGGGGCCTCAACCCGGCGGAGCTCTCGCGCATGATGGCGCGCCTCGCCATCGACCACTCGGAGTCGTGGGCCGAGCAGTTCCTCGCCGCGGCCCGGGGCAGCGACGCCATCATCGCGATGGGCCTGGGGTACTTCATCGGACTGGCCATCGCGGAGAAGCTGGGCATTCCCGCCATCGGCGCGGGCCTGCAGCCCGTGTCTCCCACCGGCCGGTTCCCGCCTCCGCTCATTCCTCCACCCCGGCGCCAGCTGCCAGGGGTGGTCAACCACGCGCTGCACGTGGCGGTGCGGCAGCTCGTCTGGCTCGGCTTCCGCCGCATGGTCAACCAGGCGCGCCGCAACGTGCTGGGACTGGAGCCCTGGTCGCTCGTCCATCCCGGCCACGTCATGTTGAAGCGCCGCTGGCCGGTCATCTACGGCTACTCGCCCGTGGTCGTCCCGCAGCCGTCCGACTGGCCCGACATCATCAAGGTCACCGGCTACTGGTTCCTGGATGGAGCCGGTACCTGGAAGCCGCCGGCGGCGCTGCTCGACTTCCTCGATGCCGGGCCAGCGCCCGTGTATGTCGGCTTCGGCAGCATGGGCGGCTTCGACCCGGCGGAGACGAGCCGGCTCGTCGTCCGCGCGCTGAACGGCCGGCGTGCGGTGCTGGCGGCGGGCTGGGGTGCGCTGGACCGGAGTGCCCTCCCCGACACCGTGCACTTCCTGGACTCGGCGCCGCACGACTGGCTCTTCCCCCGGATGTCCGCCGTCGTGCACCACGGCGGCGCGGGGACCACGGCCGCGGCGCTCCGCGCGGGCGTGCCCATGGTCATCGTGCCGTTCCTGGGTGATCAGCCCTTCTGGGGCTGGCGCATGGAGCTGCTCGGCGTGGCGCCAGGCCCGATTCCGCGCAAGCAGCTCACGGCGGAGAACCTCGCCTCGGCGATTGCCGCCACGGACCGACCCGGGCTGCGCGAGCGGGCCCAACAGCTTGGCGGACTCATTCGCGCCGAGGACGGCGTGGCCCGGGCGGTGCGCATCATCGAGGGAGTGCGATGA
- a CDS encoding cytochrome P450, producing the protein MSAVREAPGTRGHWFWGSLRERRRESLHFFLRMHREHGRVAQWRMGPFNRVLSLVDPEHVRHVLVEHVGRYTKGFGGQRLSAMLGNGLLTSEGDFWKRQRRLAQPAFHRERLVPMVRVMEEEGRRMLERWRERPDPSAPLNLAEEMARTTLSIASRALFSTQVIGEAGRVLPALTVAQQEVNGRVLALFPLPLALPTPGNRAFLRARRTLDAVVFDIIARRRRGETTGQDLLAMLMEARDADTGEGMTDAQLRDELMTLFIAGYETTANALAWTWSLLSQHPEVEARARAEVARVLGERVPEAEDIPRLRYLSQVIEESMRLHPPAWVLVRQALEEDALDGIRIPADPRLIVAISPWTIHRQPDLWPEPERFDPDRFSPERAAGRPRLAYLPFGAGQRLCIGTHFAMMEMVLLLAQVLRRYRLRRVPGTKEEQEPLVALRPKGGVPMYLEPLDS; encoded by the coding sequence ATGAGCGCCGTGCGAGAGGCACCGGGCACGAGGGGCCACTGGTTCTGGGGCAGCCTGCGCGAGCGGCGGAGGGAGTCGCTCCACTTCTTCCTCCGGATGCACCGCGAGCACGGCCGCGTGGCGCAGTGGCGGATGGGGCCCTTCAACCGGGTGCTCTCCCTGGTGGACCCGGAGCACGTGCGGCACGTCCTGGTGGAGCACGTGGGCCGGTACACGAAGGGCTTTGGGGGGCAGCGGCTGAGCGCCATGCTCGGCAACGGGCTGCTGACCAGCGAGGGAGACTTCTGGAAGCGGCAGCGGCGGCTGGCCCAGCCCGCGTTCCACCGCGAGCGGCTGGTGCCGATGGTGCGGGTGATGGAGGAGGAAGGTCGGCGCATGCTGGAGCGCTGGCGGGAGCGTCCGGACCCTTCCGCGCCGCTGAACCTGGCGGAGGAGATGGCGAGGACGACGCTCTCCATCGCCAGCCGGGCGCTCTTCTCCACGCAGGTGATTGGCGAGGCGGGCCGTGTCCTGCCGGCGCTCACGGTGGCGCAGCAGGAGGTGAACGGGCGCGTCCTCGCCCTGTTTCCGCTGCCGCTCGCCCTTCCCACTCCGGGCAACCGCGCCTTCCTGCGGGCGCGCCGGACGCTCGACGCCGTCGTCTTCGACATCATCGCCCGTCGCCGCCGGGGGGAGACGACCGGGCAGGACCTGCTGGCGATGCTGATGGAGGCCCGCGACGCGGACACGGGCGAGGGCATGACGGACGCCCAGCTCCGCGACGAGCTGATGACGCTCTTCATCGCCGGGTATGAGACCACCGCCAACGCGCTGGCCTGGACCTGGTCCCTGCTGTCCCAGCACCCGGAGGTGGAAGCGCGGGCGCGCGCGGAGGTGGCCCGGGTGCTCGGCGAGCGGGTGCCCGAAGCCGAGGACATCCCCCGGCTGCGCTACCTCTCGCAGGTCATCGAGGAGAGCATGCGCCTCCACCCTCCCGCCTGGGTGCTGGTGCGGCAGGCGCTGGAGGAGGACGCGCTGGACGGCATTCGCATCCCCGCGGACCCACGCCTCATCGTGGCCATCTCACCGTGGACCATCCACCGCCAGCCGGACCTCTGGCCGGAGCCGGAGCGGTTCGATCCGGACCGCTTCTCACCGGAGCGCGCGGCGGGGCGGCCCCGCCTGGCCTACCTGCCCTTCGGCGCGGGACAGCGTCTGTGCATCGGCACCCACTTCGCCATGATGGAGATGGTGCTCCTGCTCGCGCAGGTGCTCCGGCGCTACCGACTCAGGCGCGTGCCGGGCACGAAGGAGGAGCAGGAACCCCTGGTGGCGCTCCGCCCCAAGGGAGGAGTGCCCATGTACCTGGAGCCCCTCGACTCCTGA
- a CDS encoding phthiocerol/phthiodiolone dimycocerosyl transferase family protein, whose translation MTAWRRPLGLAECLFWQIDRVICGNFVAYAELTGPVSDEALARGLVALAEAHPLLRARIVEDATVGRPCFESVDVVPPELVRLAPEELLAHWLRELDRPFADGSAPLFRAHVAGDAARSRVGLTFHHAIADGRSSARLLTELVRFLDEGVAPPPSAPPPAQESFYRPEAFGAPDKARHFAKVVADIRARAQTLAPGNVVPGLCEELRLTRENGHHLLELSPEQTEALVRTCRRNGATVHGALGAAWLGALHAEFLPPRHSVVLSLGSPVDLRTVRHSPTGSEDIGVRLSGVVSRIRVSNQEPFWELARTVTQDVRQQAELGNAHLLHELTYAQAPPNFSREGGIALIQGMMRFPWNSVITNVGRLPTPEPGRTLTLQGMGFLGGALPSQAVVMSVSTCGGLRAHTVYDRRNLGPGRAESLLGRFEQRLRAAIG comes from the coding sequence TCGTGGCCTACGCGGAGCTCACCGGCCCCGTCTCGGACGAGGCGCTCGCGCGAGGGCTCGTGGCACTCGCCGAGGCCCACCCCCTCCTGCGGGCGCGCATCGTCGAGGACGCCACTGTGGGCCGCCCCTGCTTCGAGTCCGTGGACGTGGTCCCGCCGGAGCTGGTGCGCCTCGCGCCGGAGGAGCTGCTCGCCCACTGGCTGCGCGAGCTGGACCGGCCCTTCGCGGACGGCAGTGCGCCCCTGTTCCGGGCTCACGTGGCCGGTGACGCGGCGCGGTCGCGGGTGGGGCTGACGTTCCATCACGCCATCGCCGACGGCCGTTCGAGCGCGAGGCTGCTGACGGAGCTGGTTCGCTTCCTGGATGAGGGCGTGGCCCCGCCTCCCAGCGCGCCACCGCCAGCCCAGGAGTCGTTCTATCGCCCCGAGGCCTTCGGCGCGCCGGACAAGGCCCGCCACTTCGCGAAGGTGGTCGCGGACATCCGGGCACGGGCCCAGACGCTGGCTCCCGGCAATGTCGTCCCGGGGCTGTGCGAGGAGCTGCGCCTGACCCGGGAGAATGGCCACCACCTGCTGGAGCTGTCGCCCGAGCAGACGGAGGCGCTGGTCCGGACCTGCCGGCGAAACGGTGCGACGGTCCACGGAGCCCTGGGGGCGGCGTGGCTGGGGGCCCTGCACGCGGAGTTCCTGCCACCCAGGCATTCGGTGGTGCTGTCGCTCGGCTCACCCGTGGACCTGCGTACCGTGCGTCACAGCCCCACGGGCTCCGAGGACATCGGGGTGCGCCTGTCGGGCGTGGTCAGCCGCATCCGGGTGAGCAACCAGGAGCCGTTCTGGGAGCTGGCGCGCACCGTCACGCAGGACGTCCGGCAGCAGGCCGAGCTGGGCAATGCCCACCTCCTGCACGAGCTCACCTACGCGCAGGCCCCGCCGAACTTTTCGCGGGAGGGGGGCATCGCGCTCATCCAGGGGATGATGCGCTTCCCTTGGAACAGCGTCATCACCAACGTCGGACGCCTGCCCACGCCGGAACCCGGACGGACGCTGACGCTCCAGGGCATGGGCTTCCTGGGCGGAGCGCTGCCGAGCCAGGCCGTGGTGATGTCGGTCAGCACGTGTGGCGGGCTGCGCGCCCACACCGTCTATGACCGGCGGAACCTCGGGCCGGGCCGCGCCGAGTCGCTCCTGGGCCGCTTCGAGCAGCGGCTGCGGGCGGCCATCGGATGA